In Kutzneria kofuensis, the DNA window CCCGACATCCGGGATGATCAGGTGGCGGCTGTAGCGCTCGACCTCTTGTTTGGTCAGCTCCGCGGCTGGCTCAACGAGCGGCGGAAGCGGCATCTGCTCCTCCTCGACGCAGGGGGAATTCATCCTGCCCCCACTTCAACGTCCAGCCTGCCCCACTGTCTTCCCGGTGGGAAAGTCGTCTCACTGGTTGGACTGGCCGCCCGGCGCGCCCTGCGGGTTCGGCCACGCGTTCGGCCGGCAGACCTTGCCGTCCTTGGCCACCGCCGTCCTGTTGGACGGGTCGGCCTGGTTGAGCTGCCACACGTAGTCGTCGGACACGCCGAAGGTCTGCTGCATCATCACCGGCGCCAGCCCGCCCTCGGTGCCGCAGCCCACGTGCGGGTTGCCGAACACGTGGCCGACCTCGTGGTTGATGGCGTACTCGCGGTACAGCCCGATGTCGCCGTTGAACGCCATCGCACCCCGGATCCAGCGGGCCAGGTTGATCACCACACGCTTGTAGTTCGGGTTCCAGCAGGACGCCTCGAACTGGATCTGGTAGCCGCACATGTCCGGCCGGTGGTCGGTGTTCGGCGTGGTCAGGCTGACGATGAAGTCCGGGTTCTTGAACTCCGGCCCGACCCGCTGCAGCGACAGCGTGCCGCTGCCGATCCAACTGCGCGGATCGGACAGGATGTTCTCGACCGTCTTGGCGTACGCGTCGTCGCCGCCGTAGGCGGACTGGTCGATGCCGTCCTCGACGGCGATCGCGTAGTGGTACAGGTGCGGGCCGCTGCCGACCTTCTGCCCGCTGCCCGGCACCAAGTGCCAGGTGCCGCTGCCGGCCTGCGGGAACGGGTCGCCCTGCGGCAGCACGGCGGTGCCCGTCTTCGGGTCGACCGGCACGGCGGAGTTCTCCGTGGCCACCGGCGGGCCGGTGGTGGTGGAGACGGGGTTCTGCGCGGCCAGCCCATCCACGCCGCTGGTGTCGGACGACGGCGTGCGGGCGACGTTGAACACCACCAGCGCCGTCACCACGACCAGCACCGGCAGGGCGTACACCCGCCAGCCGTAGGTCGCGGCGAAGCCCTTCACGCCCTTGCGTGGCTTGCCCGCCTTGTCGCCCTTGTCCTCGCCGGACCGCTCCGGACGCCACGAGGCCGTCAGCGGCTGCGCCGCGGTGCGGCGGCCGCCGGCGCGGTAGCGCTCCTCCGGGGGGCGGCGGGTCACCGCGGGCCGGATCGGCGACACGTTGCTGGGCGTGGGCTTCGCGGGGCTGTCCTCGCTGCCACGGCCTTCCTGTGTCGTCCGGGTCACGGACTCAGAGTGCCACATCCGTGACGGCCCGCCACGCAGGCGGGGCTCACCACTGGTCCCGCTCCAGGGCCTCCCACATGCCCAGCACGGCCCGCGCGACCGTGACCGGGCGTTCGATCTGGGCACAGTGCCCCACCCGGGGCAGCACCAGCAGCCGACCGCGTTGCAGCAGCTGAGCGGTCCGTGGCGCCTTGCGCACGCTGACCAGACGGTCCTGTGTGCCCCACACCACCAGGGAGGGGGCCGTGACCTTCGGCACGACCCGCCACATCGACTTGTGGGCCGGCGCCAACCAAGATCGAATCAACCCGATCGTGGTGGCCGCCAGCGCCGCCCGGTAGTACGGCAGGCCGTTGCGCTCGATCGTCTCGCGGACGCCCTCGTCGACACGGTGATCCGGGACCACCGACGGCCGGGCGAAGCACAGGCGCAGGATCTGCAGCGACTGCTCACGCGGTGTCATCGAGGCCAGCCGGCGGCGCACCCCGTTGCCGATCAGCGGCACGAAGGCCAGCGGCATCATCGGGTTGGCGCAGCGCCGCGGGTCCGGGCGCAGGTCAGGGACCGCGGGCGAGACCAGCGTCAGGGAGCG includes these proteins:
- a CDS encoding DUF3152 domain-containing protein, whose amino-acid sequence is MTRTTQEGRGSEDSPAKPTPSNVSPIRPAVTRRPPEERYRAGGRRTAAQPLTASWRPERSGEDKGDKAGKPRKGVKGFAATYGWRVYALPVLVVVTALVVFNVARTPSSDTSGVDGLAAQNPVSTTTGPPVATENSAVPVDPKTGTAVLPQGDPFPQAGSGTWHLVPGSGQKVGSGPHLYHYAIAVEDGIDQSAYGGDDAYAKTVENILSDPRSWIGSGTLSLQRVGPEFKNPDFIVSLTTPNTDHRPDMCGYQIQFEASCWNPNYKRVVINLARWIRGAMAFNGDIGLYREYAINHEVGHVFGNPHVGCGTEGGLAPVMMQQTFGVSDDYVWQLNQADPSNRTAVAKDGKVCRPNAWPNPQGAPGGQSNQ
- a CDS encoding alpha/beta fold hydrolase, which gives rise to MTTVSSAAPLGAGIPLTLPTRPRTHALTSVPLSTAALPPLDLTIPPWPGEMMTSGDVTLHVRRTPGPSPTAPTAVFVHGLGGSSTNWTDLMGQLAGRVNGIAVDLPGFGRTPPPDGYDFSMATHTDTVVRFLAGLDGPVHLFGNSMGGAIALAVAAQRPDLVRSLTLVSPAVPDLRPDPRRCANPMMPLAFVPLIGNGVRRRLASMTPREQSLQILRLCFARPSVVPDHRVDEGVRETIERNGLPYYRAALAATTIGLIRSWLAPAHKSMWRVVPKVTAPSLVVWGTQDRLVSVRKAPRTAQLLQRGRLLVLPRVGHCAQIERPVTVARAVLGMWEALERDQW